A stretch of Buteo buteo chromosome 21, bButBut1.hap1.1, whole genome shotgun sequence DNA encodes these proteins:
- the LOC142042563 gene encoding LOW QUALITY PROTEIN: acylamino-acid-releasing enzyme-like (The sequence of the model RefSeq protein was modified relative to this genomic sequence to represent the inferred CDS: inserted 3 bases in 2 codons) gives MLQDRALAPGYGFXRGPADEPVSPGRSGRRGSXGRGGTPAGAKRGPDPRGLRQLRLPRPPGGAATRAVARAPQPMGGEARRRPRPSFPEVPALAPPPSRRHDMEPPVLSSTEEMVELYRELSRHPGLSAACLGPDITTQYGGKYCSLYTEWSQRDLARAENVKFCRQYLIFHDGVSVVYSGPAGTCSEIKDELLSRESPSGALKAVLRKVPGKEKEKEKQFLEVWDQNRKVKSIDLTALDKHGSVYDDDQFGCLAWSHSETHLLYVAEKKRPKAESFFQSKAPELGASDEDTGHPKKEDAPLKGEQFVYHEDWGEALSTRSVPVLCALDIEGSSVSVLEGVPEHLSPGQAFWSPGDTGVVFVGWWHEPFRLGLRHCTNRRSALFYVDLTGGRCELLSEDTRAVWSPRLSPDRCRIVYLENDALGPHQQCSRLRMYDWYTKHTSTVLEAVPRQAWGAFPGIYCGALPGLCWAADSRRLVLDTAQRSQQDVFVVDTVTGTTTSLTADAPQGSWSVLTIDRDLLVARFSTPSCPPTLKVAMLPDTGREAQVRWVCLQDAPPVPGISWGIRTLRPPPEQEHPQYGGLDFDAILLRPSEGPAAQKPPLVVMPHGGPHSVFTAGWMLYPAALCRMGFAVLLVNYRGSLGFGQDSVASLPGNVGTQDVRDVQLCVERVLQEESLDAGRVALVGGSHGGFLACHLLGQFPDTYHACVVRNPVVNIASMVATTDIPDWCLTETGLPYTPDALPDPAQWTEMLRKSPMCYVDRVRAPVLLLLGEDDRRVPPKQGLEYYRALKARGVPTRLLWYPGNNHALAGVEAEADGFMNMALWLLKHLRC, from the exons ATGCTGCAGGACCGGGCCCTGGCCCCTGGCTACGGCT AAAGGGGGCCCGCGGATGAACCGGTGTCTCCGGGCCGGAGCGGCcgccgggggag ggggcggggggggaccccGGCCGGGGCGAAGCGCGGACCCGACCCTCGAGGCCTCCGGCAGCTGCGCCTCCCGCGGCCACCAGGGGGCGCCGCAACGCGGGCGGTGGCCCGAGCGCCACAGCCAATGGGAGGTGAGGCACGCCGTCGGCCCCGCCCCTCCTTCCCGGAAGTGCCGGCGCTGGCACCGCCCCCGTCCCGCCGCCACGACATGGAGCCGCCG GTGCTGTCGAGCACGGAGGAGATGGTGGAGCTGTACCGGGAGCTGAGCCGGCACCCGGGGCTCAGCGCCGCCTGCCTCGGCCCCGACATCACCACCCAGTATGGGGGCAAGTACTGCAGCCTCTACACCG AGTGGTCGCAGCGGGACCTGGCGCGGGCCGAGAACGTCAAGTTCTGCCGCCAGTACCTGATCTTTCATGATGGGGTCTCCGTCGTCTACTCCGGACCTGCCGGCACCTGCTCCGAGATCAAGGACGA GCTGCTGAGCCGGGAGTCCCCCAGCGGGGCGCTGAAGGCTGTCCTGCGCAAGGTCCCCggcaaggagaaggagaaggagaagcagttcctggag GTCTGGGATCAGAACCGCAAGGTGAAGAGCATCGACCTGACAGCGCTGGACAAGCACGGCAGCGTCTACGACGATG ACCAGTTTGGCTGCCTGGCCTGGTCACACTCGGAGACCCACCTGCTCTACGTGGCGGAGAAGAAGCGTCCCAAGGCCGAGTCGTTCTTCCAGAGCAAAGCTCCCGAGCTGGGTGCCTCCGACGAGGACACGGGGCACCCCAAGAAGGAGGATGCACCCCTTAAG GGCGAGCAGTTCGTGTACCATGAGGACTGGGGGGAGGCGCTGAGCACCCGCAGCGTGCCCGTCCTCTGTGCCCTGGACATCGAGGGCAGCAGCGTCTCGGTGCTGGAGGGCGTCCCGGAGCACCTCTCTCCCGGCCAG GCTTTCTGGTCCCCCGGTGACACCGGTGTGGTGTTTGTGGGCTGGTGGCATGAGCCCTTCCGCCTGGGGCTGCGGCACTGCACCAACCGCCG GTCAGCACTCTTCTACGTGGACCTGACGGGTGGGAGATGCG agctgctctccgAGGACACCAGGGCCGTGTGGTCCCCCCGGCTCAGCCCTGACCGCTGCCGCATCGTCTACCTGGAGAACGACGCCCTGGGCCCCCACCAGCAGTGCAGCCGCCTCCGCATG TACGACTGGTACACCAAGCACACCAGCACAGTGCTGGAGGCCGTGCCACGGCAGGCATGGG GCGCCTTCCCGGGCATCTACTGCGGCGCTCTGCCGGGGCTGTGCTGGGCGGCCGACAGCCGCAGGCTCGTGCTGGATACGGCCCAGCGCAGCCAGCAG GACGTGTTCGTGGTGGACACGGTGACGGGCACCACAACCTCGCTGACGGCCG acGCCCCCCAGGGAAGCTGGTCTGTCCTCACCATCGACCGGGACCTCTTGGTGGCCAGGTTCTCCACCCCTAGCTGCCCCCCGACACTG AAAGTGGCCATGCTGCCCGACACCGGCCGGGAGGCGCAGGTGCGGTGGGTCTGCCTGCAGGATGCCCCCCCCGTGCCCGGCATCAGCTGGGGCATCCGCACCCTGCGGCCCCCACCAGAACAGGAGCACCCTCAGTACG GGGGCCTGGACTTCGATGCCATCCTCCTGCGCCCAAGCGAGGGCCCCGCCGCCCAGAAGCCCCCCTTGGTCGTGATGCCCCATG GAGGTCCCCACTCTGTCTTCACGGCCGGGTGGATGCTGTACCCGGCGGCGCTCTGCCGCATGGGCTTCGCCGTGCTGCTGG TGAATTACCGCGGCTCGCTGGGCTTCGGCCAGGATAGCGTGGCCTCCCTGCCAGGCAACGTGGGCACGCAGGACGTGCGTGACGTGCAG CTCTGCGTGGAGCGGGTGTTGCAAGAGGAGTCACTGGACGCCGGACGGGTGGCACTGGTGGGCGGCTCACACGGGGGTTTCCTGGCGTGCCACCTTCTCGGCCAGTTCCCCGACACCTACCACGCCTGTGTGGTCCGCAACCCTGTGGTGAACATCGCCTCCATGGTGGCCACCACCGACATTCCCGACTG GTGCCTGACGGAGACGGGGCTGCCCTACACGCCTGACGCCCTGCCGGACCCGGCCCAGTGGACGGAGATGCTGCGCAAGTCGCCTATGTGCTACGTCGACCGG GTCCGTGCGcccgtgctgctgctgctgggggaggacGACCGGCGCGTGCCCCCCAAGCAGGGGCTGGAGTATTATCGTGCCCTCAAGGCCCGGGGGGTCCCCACACG gcTGCTCTGGTACCCGGGGAACAACCACGCGCTGGCTGGCGTCGAGGCCGAAGCCGACGGCTTCATGAACATGGCGCTGTGGCTGCTCAAGCACCTGCGGTGCTAA